In the Pseudolabrys taiwanensis genome, one interval contains:
- a CDS encoding sensor histidine kinase translates to MASDETQRASPDALLALVKKEGRGRLKIFLGAAPGVGKTYAMLTAAHSERAGGRDVVAGLIETHGRRETEQLVVGLEVLPRKSIVYRNQIVHEFDIDAALARRPNLLLVDEYAHTNVPGSRHPKRWQDVDELLNAGIDVWTTLNIQHLESLNDVVQKISKVRVRETVPDTVFDKADEVVLVDFPPDELLKRLAEGKVYVQDTAARAVEHFFKPQNLTALRELALRRAAERVDASLIERMQAQAIEGPWAAGERILACIGPDPISPTVVRTAKRMADLMDAPWMAVTVERPGTVLDNVQRQRLDDAMALAQSLGAETQTLTGPDLPAELLRFAKFENVTQIVIGRSRGGFFNELLRRSLPHELVRRTQDIAIHLVTRESEAPAEPGKRRWRWLAPRPLHFIYATLAVAGALGVGEVLTSLTPLPNLSMIFMLAVLFTAINFGIWPAIYASLLSFAVYNFFFIPPLYTFTVAEPYELLALVIFLLIAVVSSAMAGRVRDQARVAANRVRAMRRLYEFTRRMSGLATQDALAEGAASEIHASLARPVVVLLAQGDELALTAAWPPEDELDAAAATAARWAFSHGEPAGADTGTLPIIPWYFVPLRIGDKSLGVIGVGKEGDTGPLDSEARALLDTLSEQTAAALDRASLAREMVNARTATETERVRNTLLASISHDFRTPLSSILGAATSLLDYGDKLDGATKKDLLGQIKQETEDLDEMVRNLLAITRIDAGALELRRDWIDLRDVVDRVVGAARRRGARQTIAVELPADLPLVRADATLAEQAIGNVVANALVYTPKETRVVIDAIVSPDRVTLRIADDGPGIAPDVLPHIFDKFAKGTDHSMTRADGSQSTGLGLAIAKGIMAAHGGAIDVETPVAGGRGARFALAFPREQAGA, encoded by the coding sequence ATGGCGAGCGACGAGACGCAAAGAGCTTCGCCGGATGCGTTGCTGGCCCTGGTCAAGAAAGAAGGCCGGGGCCGGCTGAAGATTTTTCTGGGCGCGGCGCCGGGCGTCGGCAAGACCTACGCCATGCTCACCGCCGCGCACAGCGAGCGCGCGGGCGGGCGTGACGTCGTCGCCGGCCTGATCGAGACGCATGGCCGCCGCGAAACCGAGCAGCTTGTCGTCGGTCTCGAGGTGCTGCCACGCAAGTCGATCGTCTACCGCAACCAGATCGTGCACGAGTTCGACATCGATGCCGCGCTGGCGCGGCGGCCGAACCTGCTGCTGGTCGATGAGTATGCGCACACCAATGTGCCCGGCAGCCGGCATCCCAAGCGCTGGCAGGACGTCGACGAACTGCTCAATGCCGGTATCGACGTCTGGACCACGCTCAACATCCAGCATCTCGAAAGCCTCAACGACGTCGTCCAGAAGATCAGCAAGGTGCGCGTGCGGGAGACCGTGCCCGACACCGTGTTCGACAAGGCGGACGAGGTCGTGCTGGTCGACTTTCCGCCGGACGAACTGCTCAAGCGTCTGGCCGAGGGCAAGGTCTACGTCCAGGACACGGCCGCGCGCGCGGTCGAGCATTTCTTCAAGCCGCAGAACCTGACGGCGCTGCGCGAACTGGCGCTGCGGCGCGCCGCCGAGCGGGTCGATGCGTCGCTGATCGAGCGCATGCAGGCGCAGGCGATCGAAGGGCCATGGGCCGCGGGCGAGCGCATTCTCGCTTGCATCGGCCCCGACCCGATCTCGCCGACGGTCGTGCGCACCGCCAAGCGCATGGCCGACCTGATGGATGCGCCGTGGATGGCGGTGACGGTCGAGCGGCCGGGGACGGTGCTCGACAACGTGCAGCGCCAGCGGCTCGACGACGCGATGGCTTTGGCGCAGAGCCTGGGAGCGGAGACGCAGACGCTCACGGGGCCGGATCTGCCGGCCGAGCTGCTGCGCTTCGCCAAGTTCGAGAACGTCACGCAGATCGTCATTGGCCGCTCGCGCGGCGGCTTCTTCAACGAGCTGTTGCGGCGCTCGCTGCCGCACGAGCTGGTGCGGCGTACGCAAGACATCGCCATTCATCTGGTGACGCGTGAGTCGGAGGCGCCGGCGGAGCCGGGCAAGCGCCGCTGGCGGTGGCTGGCGCCGCGCCCGTTGCACTTCATCTATGCGACGCTCGCGGTGGCGGGGGCACTCGGCGTCGGCGAGGTCCTCACCTCGCTCACGCCGCTTCCCAACCTGTCGATGATCTTCATGCTGGCGGTGCTGTTCACCGCCATCAACTTCGGCATCTGGCCGGCGATTTATGCCTCGCTTCTGTCGTTCGCCGTCTACAACTTCTTCTTCATCCCGCCGCTCTACACCTTCACCGTCGCCGAGCCGTACGAACTGCTCGCGCTCGTCATCTTCCTGCTCATCGCCGTCGTGTCCTCGGCCATGGCCGGCCGCGTCCGCGATCAGGCGCGCGTGGCGGCAAACCGGGTGCGTGCGATGCGCCGGCTTTACGAGTTCACCCGCCGCATGTCGGGGCTTGCGACGCAGGATGCGCTGGCCGAAGGCGCGGCGAGCGAGATCCACGCCAGTCTGGCGCGGCCGGTCGTGGTGCTCCTGGCGCAGGGCGACGAATTGGCGCTGACCGCTGCGTGGCCGCCGGAGGACGAACTCGACGCCGCCGCCGCGACCGCGGCGCGCTGGGCCTTCAGCCATGGCGAGCCGGCCGGTGCCGACACCGGCACCTTGCCGATCATCCCATGGTACTTCGTGCCCCTGCGCATCGGCGACAAGAGCCTCGGCGTCATCGGCGTCGGCAAGGAAGGCGACACGGGCCCGCTCGATTCGGAAGCGCGCGCGTTGCTCGATACCCTGTCGGAGCAGACGGCGGCGGCGCTCGACCGGGCGTCGCTCGCGCGCGAGATGGTCAACGCGAGGACCGCCACCGAAACCGAACGCGTGCGTAACACCTTGCTGGCATCGATCTCGCACGACTTCCGCACGCCGTTGTCCTCCATTCTCGGCGCGGCGACGAGCCTGCTGGACTACGGCGACAAGCTGGACGGCGCGACCAAGAAGGACCTGCTCGGGCAGATCAAGCAGGAGACCGAAGACCTCGACGAGATGGTGCGCAATCTGCTCGCCATCACCCGCATCGATGCCGGCGCGCTGGAACTGCGGCGTGACTGGATCGATCTACGGGACGTCGTCGACCGGGTCGTCGGTGCGGCGCGCCGCCGCGGCGCACGCCAGACGATCGCAGTCGAGCTGCCCGCCGACCTGCCGCTGGTAAGGGCCGATGCGACCCTGGCCGAGCAGGCGATCGGCAACGTCGTCGCCAACGCGCTCGTCTATACGCCGAAGGAAACGCGTGTCGTGATCGATGCCATTGTCAGCCCGGATCGCGTAACCTTGCGCATCGCCGACGATGGCCCCGGCATTGCGCCGGACGTGCTGCCGCATATCTTCGACAAGTTCGCCAAGGGAACGGACCACAGCATGACACGCGCCGACGGCAGCCAGAGCACCGGCCTCGGCCTCGCCATCGCCAAGGGCATCATGGCGGCGCATGGCGGCGCGATCGACGTCGAGACCCCGGTTGCCGGCGGCCGCGGCGCACGCTTTGCCTTGGCCTTCCCGCGCGAGCAGGCCGGGGCATGA
- a CDS encoding K(+)-transporting ATPase subunit C translates to MLKEIRPAIVFVVGLTIITGLIYPLAMTGLAGALFPYQAQGSLIEKDGKVIGSALIGQSFAADKYFHGRPSATTGPDPKDPTKSVGVPYNAANSGGSNLGPTSKALADRVKEDVETLKKENPSAAVPVDLVTTSASGLDPDISPAAALFQVPRIAKARGLTEASVSALVQSQTQGRWLGLLGEPRVNVLKLNLALDAMKS, encoded by the coding sequence ATGTTGAAGGAAATCCGCCCGGCCATCGTCTTCGTCGTCGGCCTGACGATCATCACCGGCCTCATCTATCCGCTCGCCATGACCGGCCTCGCCGGAGCGCTCTTTCCGTATCAGGCGCAAGGCAGCCTGATCGAGAAGGACGGCAAGGTGATCGGCTCCGCGCTCATCGGTCAGTCTTTCGCGGCAGACAAATACTTCCACGGCCGTCCCTCGGCGACGACCGGCCCCGACCCGAAGGATCCGACCAAGAGCGTCGGGGTGCCTTACAACGCGGCGAACTCCGGCGGCTCCAATCTGGGTCCGACCAGCAAGGCGCTGGCGGACCGCGTCAAGGAGGATGTCGAGACTCTGAAGAAGGAAAATCCTTCGGCAGCGGTCCCGGTCGATCTTGTCACCACATCGGCGAGCGGCCTCGATCCCGACATCTCGCCGGCGGCGGCTCTGTTTCAGGTGCCGCGTATCGCCAAGGCCCGCGGGCTGACGGAGGCCAGCGTGAGCGCGCTGGTGCAAAGCCAGACGCAGGGCCGCTGGCTCGGGCTTCTCGGCGAGCCGCGTGTGAATGTGTTGAAGCTTAACCTCGCCCTCGATGCGATGAAGTCGTAG
- the kdpB gene encoding potassium-transporting ATPase subunit KdpB → MEVSKLRKRMPASTLLDPKIVIPAIGQSFVKLDPRTLVKNPVMFVLEIVTLLTTVLLVRDLVAGGQSIGFEFQIVLWLWFTVLFANFAEAVAEGRGKAQADTLRQTRTQTRAKRLQAAGNADRYDTVAADELQAGDLVVCEAGDVIPGDGEIIEGVASVNEAAITGESAPVIRESGGDRSAVTGGTTVISDRIVIRITSSPGSSFLDRMIKLVEGAERQKTPNEIALTILLVGLTIIFVFATATIPSYAAYAGGAISVVVLVALFVTLIPTTIGALLSAIGIAGMDRLVRFNVLAMSGRAVEAAGDVDTLLLDKTGTITFGNRLATEIIPVPGVTEREAAEAALLASDADETAEGRSIITLVQDKYYVRRQVVPAEAKFIAFSAMTRLSGVDVGARRLRKGAVDAVLKFAREQAGQDVAEPPAFRAAVDKIARAGGTPLGLAENGRILGVIHLKDVVKPDVKDRFAALRRMGIKTVMITGDNPVTAASIASEAGVDDFIAEATPEDKLRYIRNEQTHGRLIAMCGDGTNDAPALAQADVGVAMQSGTQAAREAGNMVDLDSDPTKLIEVVEIGKQLLMTRGALTTFSIANDVAKYFAIIPAMFAAFYPQLGVLNIMGLSTPQSAILSAIIFNALIIIALIPLALKGVKYRPIGAAALLQRNLVIYGAGGIILPFIGIKAIDIVVTALHLA, encoded by the coding sequence ATGGAAGTCTCCAAACTGCGCAAGCGGATGCCGGCGTCCACGCTGCTGGATCCGAAAATCGTGATCCCGGCGATCGGCCAGTCGTTCGTCAAGCTCGACCCGCGCACGCTGGTAAAGAATCCGGTGATGTTCGTGCTCGAGATCGTCACGCTGCTGACGACGGTTCTGCTCGTGCGCGATCTCGTTGCCGGCGGCCAGTCGATCGGTTTCGAGTTCCAGATCGTGCTGTGGCTGTGGTTCACCGTGCTGTTTGCCAATTTCGCCGAGGCGGTCGCCGAAGGCCGCGGCAAGGCGCAGGCCGATACATTGCGGCAGACGCGCACGCAGACGCGCGCCAAGCGGCTGCAGGCGGCCGGCAATGCCGATCGTTATGACACCGTCGCCGCCGACGAGTTGCAGGCCGGCGATCTGGTCGTGTGCGAGGCGGGCGATGTCATCCCGGGCGACGGCGAGATCATCGAGGGCGTCGCTTCGGTCAACGAAGCGGCCATCACCGGCGAATCCGCGCCGGTGATCCGCGAGTCCGGTGGCGACCGCTCGGCCGTCACCGGCGGCACCACCGTGATCTCCGATCGCATCGTCATCCGCATCACCTCGTCGCCCGGCTCGTCCTTCCTCGATCGCATGATCAAGCTGGTGGAAGGCGCCGAGCGGCAGAAGACGCCGAACGAGATCGCGCTCACCATTCTGCTGGTTGGCCTCACCATCATCTTCGTGTTCGCGACCGCGACCATCCCGAGCTACGCGGCTTATGCCGGCGGCGCCATCTCGGTGGTCGTGCTGGTGGCGCTGTTCGTGACCTTGATCCCGACGACGATCGGCGCGCTGCTCTCGGCCATCGGCATCGCCGGCATGGACCGCCTGGTGCGCTTCAACGTGCTCGCCATGTCCGGCCGCGCGGTTGAGGCGGCCGGCGACGTCGACACGCTGCTGCTCGACAAGACCGGCACCATCACCTTCGGCAACCGGCTGGCGACCGAGATCATCCCGGTGCCGGGCGTCACCGAGCGTGAAGCCGCCGAAGCCGCCTTGCTCGCCAGCGATGCGGATGAGACGGCGGAAGGCCGCTCGATCATTACGTTGGTGCAGGACAAGTATTACGTCCGTCGCCAGGTGGTGCCGGCCGAGGCGAAGTTCATCGCGTTCTCGGCGATGACGCGTCTGTCCGGCGTCGATGTCGGCGCGCGCCGGCTGCGCAAGGGCGCCGTCGATGCCGTGCTCAAGTTCGCGCGCGAACAGGCGGGCCAGGATGTCGCCGAGCCGCCGGCCTTCCGCGCGGCGGTCGACAAGATCGCGCGCGCGGGCGGTACGCCGCTGGGCCTCGCGGAGAACGGCCGCATCCTCGGCGTCATCCACCTCAAGGACGTGGTGAAGCCGGACGTGAAGGACCGCTTCGCCGCCCTGCGCCGCATGGGCATCAAGACGGTGATGATCACCGGCGACAACCCGGTGACGGCGGCCTCGATCGCGTCGGAAGCGGGCGTCGACGACTTCATCGCCGAGGCGACGCCCGAGGACAAGCTGCGCTACATCCGCAACGAACAGACGCATGGCCGATTGATCGCGATGTGCGGCGACGGCACCAACGACGCGCCCGCGCTGGCGCAAGCCGATGTCGGCGTCGCCATGCAGAGCGGCACGCAGGCGGCGCGCGAAGCCGGCAACATGGTCGACCTCGACAGCGATCCCACCAAGCTCATCGAGGTGGTGGAGATCGGCAAACAACTGCTGATGACGCGCGGCGCGCTGACCACGTTCTCCATCGCCAACGACGTGGCGAAGTATTTCGCCATCATCCCGGCGATGTTCGCCGCGTTCTATCCGCAGCTCGGTGTGCTGAACATCATGGGTCTGTCGACGCCGCAGAGCGCCATCCTGTCGGCGATCATCTTCAACGCGCTCATCATCATCGCGCTCATCCCGCTAGCGCTCAAGGGCGTGAAGTATCGGCCGATCGGCGCCGCCGCGCTGCTGCAGCGCAATCTGGTGATCTACGGCGCCGGCGGCATCATCCTGCCGTTCATCGGCATCAAGGCCATCGACATCGTCGTCACGGCCTTGCACCTCGCTTGA
- the kdpA gene encoding potassium-transporting ATPase subunit KdpA, whose product MTVIGWVQIVLYCAIIVALTPMLGAYMTRVFNGERTFLSFALRPVEVALYRVGGIDEKSEQGWLTYTVAMLLFHVAGFAILYALMRLQGVLPFNPAEMTTVPPDLAFNTAVSFITNTNWQNYGGESTISYLVQMLGLTHQNYLSAATGIVLAVALVRGFARASAKTVGNFWVDVTRCTLYILLPICVVYTLFLVWQGIPQTLGPYVDATTLEGAKQTIAVGPVASQVAIKMLGTNGGGFFNANAAHPFENPTALSNFVQMLSIFVLGAALTNVFGRMVGNQKQGWAILAAMGVLFLAGVVVCYWAEASGTNILSSLGLTGGNMEGKEVRFGIVASALFAVITTAASCGAVNAMHDSFTALGGMIPLINMELGEIVVGGVGAGLYGVLLFVIVTVFVAGLMVGRTPEYVGKKIEAREVKMAMLAILILPLMMLGWTAIAVVYPPAVASMANAGPHGFSEVLYAYTSMTANNGSAFAGLTGNTFFYNLSGAVAMFIGRFWMIVPAMAIAGALAAKKSVPPSLGTFPTTGGLFVGLLVGVILIVGGLTFFPVLALGPIVEHLAMLAGSVF is encoded by the coding sequence ATGACCGTCATCGGTTGGGTCCAGATTGTTCTGTACTGCGCTATCATCGTCGCGCTCACGCCCATGCTGGGCGCCTACATGACGCGCGTCTTCAACGGCGAGCGCACCTTCCTGTCGTTCGCGCTGCGGCCCGTCGAAGTGGCGCTCTATCGCGTCGGCGGTATCGACGAGAAGAGCGAGCAGGGCTGGCTCACCTACACGGTGGCCATGCTGCTGTTCCATGTCGCCGGCTTCGCCATCCTCTATGCGTTGATGCGGCTGCAGGGCGTGCTGCCGTTCAATCCAGCCGAAATGACCACGGTGCCGCCGGATCTCGCCTTCAACACGGCGGTCTCCTTCATCACCAACACCAACTGGCAGAACTACGGCGGCGAAAGCACGATCTCCTATCTCGTGCAGATGCTCGGCCTGACGCACCAGAACTATCTGTCGGCGGCGACCGGCATCGTCCTCGCCGTCGCGCTGGTCCGCGGCTTTGCCCGCGCTTCGGCGAAGACGGTCGGCAATTTCTGGGTCGATGTCACGCGTTGCACGCTCTACATCCTGCTGCCGATCTGCGTCGTCTACACGCTGTTCCTGGTGTGGCAGGGCATCCCGCAGACGCTCGGTCCCTATGTCGATGCAACGACGCTGGAAGGCGCCAAGCAGACTATCGCCGTCGGCCCGGTCGCCTCGCAGGTCGCGATCAAGATGCTTGGCACCAATGGCGGCGGCTTCTTCAACGCCAACGCCGCACATCCGTTCGAGAACCCGACCGCGCTGTCGAATTTCGTGCAGATGCTGTCGATCTTCGTGCTCGGCGCCGCGCTGACCAACGTGTTCGGCCGCATGGTCGGCAACCAGAAGCAGGGCTGGGCGATCCTCGCCGCGATGGGCGTGCTGTTCCTCGCCGGTGTCGTCGTCTGTTACTGGGCCGAGGCGAGCGGTACCAACATCCTGAGCTCGCTCGGCCTGACCGGCGGCAACATGGAAGGCAAGGAGGTCCGCTTCGGCATCGTCGCCTCGGCGCTGTTCGCGGTGATCACCACCGCGGCCTCCTGCGGCGCCGTCAACGCCATGCATGACTCGTTCACCGCGCTCGGCGGCATGATCCCGCTCATCAACATGGAGCTCGGCGAGATCGTCGTCGGCGGCGTCGGCGCCGGCCTCTACGGTGTGCTGCTGTTCGTCATCGTCACCGTGTTTGTGGCGGGCCTGATGGTCGGCCGCACGCCGGAATATGTCGGCAAGAAGATCGAGGCGCGCGAGGTGAAGATGGCGATGCTCGCCATCCTGATCCTGCCGCTGATGATGCTCGGCTGGACCGCGATCGCCGTCGTCTATCCGCCGGCGGTGGCGTCGATGGCCAATGCCGGGCCGCACGGCTTCTCCGAGGTGCTCTATGCCTACACCTCGATGACCGCGAACAACGGCTCGGCCTTCGCCGGCCTCACCGGCAACACCTTCTTCTACAATCTGTCCGGCGCGGTCGCGATGTTCATCGGCCGTTTCTGGATGATCGTGCCCGCGATGGCGATCGCCGGCGCGTTGGCGGCCAAGAAGTCGGTGCCGCCGTCGCTCGGCACTTTCCCGACCACCGGCGGCCTGTTCGTCGGCCTGCTCGTCGGCGTCATCCTCATCGTCGGCGGTCTCACCTTCTTCCCCGTTCTCGCGCTGGGCCCCATCGTCGAGCATCTCGCGATGCTGGCCGGCAGCGTCTTCTGA
- a CDS encoding K(+)-transporting ATPase subunit F, with translation MPIDYSLAALVTIGLLIYLTYALLRPEQF, from the coding sequence ATGCCCATCGACTATTCGCTCGCCGCCCTCGTGACCATAGGGCTGCTGATCTACCTCACCTATGCGCTGCTGCGCCCTGAGCAATTTTAG
- a CDS encoding DUF763 domain-containing protein: MARRAGSADLPLHGGHVPPWLAARMTRLGAVMTQAIVHHYGRDEFLRRIANPFWFQSFGCVMGMDWHSSGITTSVIGALKRGLAPLAGELGIHVCGGRGAKSRETPQQLVNIGERQGFDGAGLAQTSRLVAKVDSAAVQDGFDLYLHGFFVTDDGKWTVVQQGMNGDKRQARRYHWLSEGLTSFFDDPHTAIDGKGQGEIVNLADKRAQGSRNAQLDLLASLGPDKIAREFASLGGEPAPKPEPAQLALPHLVMPAHHDVREDDVIARRLRGNLAAAADRGPKDFSELLLTPGVGARTVKALALVAEVVHGAPCRFSDPARFSLAHGGKDRHPFPVPLKVYDETIGVLKSAVQNAKLGREEELSALKRLDDQARLLEARAEGPSVEGFIAQEMDASPTYDGRSVFGWEAELRAASPKRRRSV, encoded by the coding sequence ATGGCGCGCCGGGCCGGAAGTGCCGATCTGCCGCTGCACGGCGGTCACGTGCCGCCGTGGCTGGCGGCGCGCATGACGCGGCTCGGTGCGGTGATGACGCAGGCCATCGTGCACCATTACGGCCGCGACGAGTTCCTGCGCCGCATCGCCAATCCTTTCTGGTTCCAATCCTTCGGCTGCGTGATGGGCATGGACTGGCATTCGTCCGGCATCACCACCAGCGTCATCGGCGCGCTCAAGCGCGGCCTCGCGCCGCTCGCCGGCGAACTCGGCATTCATGTCTGCGGCGGCCGCGGTGCCAAGTCGCGCGAGACGCCGCAGCAACTCGTGAATATCGGCGAGCGGCAGGGCTTCGACGGCGCGGGGCTGGCGCAGACGAGCCGCCTCGTGGCCAAGGTGGACAGCGCGGCGGTGCAGGACGGATTCGATCTCTATCTGCACGGCTTCTTCGTCACCGACGACGGCAAGTGGACCGTGGTGCAGCAGGGCATGAACGGCGACAAGCGCCAGGCGCGCCGCTATCACTGGCTGTCCGAGGGACTGACCAGCTTCTTCGACGATCCGCACACGGCGATCGACGGCAAGGGGCAGGGCGAGATCGTCAACCTCGCCGACAAGCGCGCGCAAGGCTCGCGCAACGCGCAGCTCGACCTGTTGGCGTCGCTCGGGCCGGACAAGATCGCGCGCGAGTTCGCATCGCTCGGCGGCGAGCCGGCGCCGAAGCCTGAGCCCGCGCAGCTCGCCTTGCCGCATCTCGTCATGCCGGCGCACCACGACGTGCGCGAGGACGACGTGATCGCCCGCCGCCTGCGCGGCAATCTCGCCGCCGCCGCCGATCGCGGGCCGAAGGACTTTTCCGAATTGCTGCTCACGCCCGGCGTCGGCGCGCGCACGGTGAAGGCGCTGGCGCTGGTGGCCGAAGTCGTGCACGGCGCGCCATGCCGCTTCAGCGATCCCGCGCGCTTCTCGCTCGCCCATGGCGGCAAGGATCGGCATCCGTTCCCGGTGCCGCTCAAGGTCTATGACGAGACCATCGGCGTGCTGAAGTCGGCCGTGCAGAACGCCAAGCTCGGCCGTGAGGAAGAGCTGTCGGCCTTGAAGCGGCTCGACGATCAGGCGCGTCTGCTCGAAGCGCGCGCGGAGGGGCCGTCGGTGGAGGGCTTCATCGCGCAGGAGATGGACGCCTCTCCGACCTATGACGGCCGCTCGGTGTTCGGCTGGGAAGCCGAGTTGCGCGCGGCCTCGCCGAAGCGGCGGCGCAGCGTGTGA
- a CDS encoding ATP-dependent helicase: MELSSNRQAAPASYLAKLNAEQRRAVEHGGEFLNDAPPLLIIAGAGSGKTNTLAHRVAHLILGGVDPRRILLLTFSRRAAAEMQRRVERITAQILGAQGAPLAASLSWSGTFHAIGARLLREYAQMIGIEQVFTIHDREDSADLMNLVRHELGLSQMDKRFPMKGTCLAIYSRSVNAETPLAEVLQRYYPWCAEWEAELRGLFGAYVEAKQKQNVLDYDDLLLYWAQMMTEGAIAEEIASRFDHVMVDEYQDTNRLQASILLGLKPTGRGLTVVGDDAQSIYSFRAATVRNILDFPGHFTPKAEVVTLERNYRSTQPILAAANAVIELAAERFTKNLWSDRPSADRPLLVNVADDVAQAGYIVAKILENREAGITLKSQAVLFRTSSHSAGLEIELTRKNIPFVKFGGLKFLEAAHIKDVLAMLRWAQNMRDRVAGFRVSQLMPGIGPGTAGRLLDSINEMGDPVAAIAGFKPPAAAVKHWPDFEETIGLLRRNAIGWPGELDLVSRWYEPHLERIYEDAAVRQGDIAQLVQIASSYPSRDRFLTELTLDPPDATSDESGVPLLDEDYLILSTIHSAKGQEWTSVYVLNTVDGCIPSDLSTGSMTEIEEERRLLYVAMTRAKDQLHVMVPQRFYTSGQRSTGDRHVYAQRTRFIPSALTKHFASASWPPSRGTRPGSANGGVSVDVRARMRKMWE, from the coding sequence CTGGAACTTAGCTCGAATCGTCAGGCTGCTCCGGCGTCCTATCTCGCCAAGCTGAATGCCGAGCAGCGCCGCGCGGTTGAGCACGGCGGCGAGTTCCTCAACGACGCCCCGCCGCTCTTGATCATCGCCGGCGCCGGCTCGGGCAAGACCAACACCTTGGCGCACCGCGTGGCGCATCTCATTCTCGGCGGCGTCGATCCGCGCCGCATCCTGCTGCTGACCTTTTCGCGCCGCGCGGCCGCCGAGATGCAGCGGCGCGTCGAGCGCATCACCGCGCAAATCCTCGGCGCGCAAGGCGCCCCGCTCGCGGCGTCGCTGTCGTGGTCCGGCACCTTCCACGCCATCGGCGCGAGGCTGCTGCGCGAATACGCGCAGATGATCGGCATCGAACAGGTCTTCACCATCCACGACCGCGAGGATTCTGCCGACCTGATGAACCTCGTGCGGCACGAACTCGGCCTGTCGCAGATGGACAAGCGTTTCCCGATGAAGGGCACGTGCCTCGCCATCTATTCGCGCAGCGTCAATGCCGAAACGCCGCTCGCCGAAGTGCTGCAGCGCTATTATCCCTGGTGCGCGGAATGGGAAGCCGAACTGCGCGGCCTGTTCGGCGCTTACGTCGAAGCCAAGCAGAAGCAGAACGTGCTCGATTACGACGATCTGCTGCTCTACTGGGCGCAGATGATGACGGAAGGCGCGATCGCCGAGGAGATCGCATCGCGCTTCGATCACGTGATGGTCGACGAATATCAAGACACCAACCGCTTGCAGGCATCGATCCTGCTCGGGCTGAAGCCGACCGGACGCGGGCTGACCGTGGTCGGCGACGACGCGCAGTCCATCTACTCTTTCCGCGCCGCCACCGTGCGCAACATTCTCGACTTTCCCGGCCACTTCACGCCGAAGGCCGAGGTCGTCACGCTCGAACGCAACTACCGTTCGACCCAGCCGATCCTCGCCGCCGCCAATGCGGTGATCGAGCTCGCCGCCGAACGCTTCACCAAGAACCTGTGGTCGGACCGGCCATCGGCGGACCGGCCGCTGCTGGTCAACGTCGCCGACGATGTCGCGCAAGCCGGTTATATCGTCGCCAAGATCCTGGAGAACCGCGAGGCCGGCATCACGCTGAAATCGCAGGCCGTGCTGTTCCGCACCTCCAGCCACAGCGCCGGCCTCGAAATCGAGCTGACGCGCAAGAACATCCCCTTCGTGAAATTCGGCGGCCTGAAGTTTCTCGAAGCCGCGCACATCAAGGACGTGCTGGCGATGCTGCGCTGGGCGCAGAACATGCGCGACCGCGTTGCCGGCTTCCGCGTGTCGCAGCTAATGCCGGGCATCGGACCGGGCACGGCCGGCCGCCTGCTCGACAGCATCAACGAGATGGGCGATCCCGTCGCCGCCATTGCCGGCTTCAAGCCGCCGGCAGCGGCCGTGAAGCACTGGCCGGATTTCGAGGAGACCATCGGCCTGCTGCGGCGGAATGCGATCGGCTGGCCGGGCGAACTCGATCTCGTCTCGCGTTGGTACGAGCCGCATCTCGAACGCATTTACGAGGATGCCGCCGTCCGCCAGGGCGACATCGCGCAGCTGGTGCAGATCGCCTCGAGCTATCCGAGCCGCGACCGCTTCCTGACCGAACTGACGCTCGATCCGCCCGACGCCACGAGCGATGAATCCGGCGTGCCGCTGCTCGACGAGGACTATCTGATCCTCTCGACCATCCATTCCGCCAAGGGCCAGGAATGGACCTCCGTCTACGTGCTCAACACCGTGGATGGCTGCATCCCCTCCGATCTGTCGACCGGCTCGATGACCGAAATCGAGGAGGAGCGCCGCCTGCTTTATGTGGCGATGACCCGCGCCAAGGACCAACTGCACGTCATGGTGCCGCAGCGCTTCTATACCAGCGGCCAGCGCTCGACCGGCGACCGCCACGTCTATGCGCAGCGCACGCGCTTCATCCCCAGCGCGCTGACCAAGCATTTCGCCAGCGCGTCCTGGCCGCCATCAAGGGGAACGCGGCCGGGAAGCGCGAATGGCGGCGTCAGCGTCGACGTGCGCGCGCGCATGCGCAAGATGTGGGAGTAG